The following is a genomic window from Mycobacterium parmense.
GGCGTCGTTGTCGAGGGTGTCGTGCTCCTGCGCGAAATAGCCTATCCGCAAACCGTGTCCGGGCTCGAGGCCGCCGGTGTCGGGACTCTCGACGCCGGCCAGCATCCGCAGCAGCGTGGTCTTGCCGGCGCCGTTGAGGCCCAGCACCACCACGCGCGAGCCGCGGTCGATGGCCAGGTCCAGCCCCGTGAACACCTCCAGCGAACCGTAGGATTTGCTCAGCCCCTTGGCCATCAGTGGCGTGCGCCCGCACGGGGCGGGGACGGGGAACTTGATCCGGGCGACCTTGTCGCCGACCCGCTCCTCGTCGAGGGAGGCCATCATTCGGTCGGCCCGGCGCAGCATATTCTGCGCGGCAACGGCTTTGGTGGCCTTCGCGCCCAGTTTGGCGGCCTGGGTGCGCAACGCGGCGGCCTTGCGTTCGGCGTTGGCACGTTCCCGGCGGCGACGTTGCTCGTCGGTGGCCCGCGCGTCCAGGTACTTCTGCCAGGTCATGTTGTAGACGTCGACCTCGCCGCGCACGGCGTCCAGGAACCACACCCGGTTGACGACGTCGGCGAGCAAATCGACGTTGTGGCTGATGATCACGAGCCCGCCCGTGTGCGCCCGCAAGAAGTCCCGCAGCCAGCCGATCGAGTCCGCGTCGAGGTGGTTGGTCGGCTCGTCGAGCAGCAGCGTGGTTCCCGACCCCGAGGCTCCCGCCCCCCCTTCGGAGGCGGCGAACAGAATGCGCGCCAGCTCGACCCGGCGTCGCTGCCCGCCCGACAGCGTGCGCAGCTTCTGCGTCAGCACCCGGTCCGGCAGGCCCAGACTCGCGCAGATGCGGCTGGCTTCACTTTCCGCACCGTAGCCGCCCAGGGCGACGAAACGCTCCTCCAGTTGCCCGTAGCGACG
Proteins encoded in this region:
- a CDS encoding ABC-F family ATP-binding cassette domain-containing protein → MITATDLEVRAGARILLSPDGPDLRVQPGDRIGLVGRNGAGKTTTLRILAGESEPYAGSLARTGEIGYLPQDPKEGDLDVLARDRVLSARGLDVLLTDLEKQQALMAEVADDEARDRAIRRYGQLEERFVALGGYGAESEASRICASLGLPDRVLTQKLRTLSGGQRRRVELARILFAASEGGAGASGSGTTLLLDEPTNHLDADSIGWLRDFLRAHTGGLVIISHNVDLLADVVNRVWFLDAVRGEVDVYNMTWQKYLDARATDEQRRRRERANAERKAAALRTQAAKLGAKATKAVAAQNMLRRADRMMASLDEERVGDKVARIKFPVPAPCGRTPLMAKGLSKSYGSLEVFTGLDLAIDRGSRVVVLGLNGAGKTTLLRMLAGVESPDTGGLEPGHGLRIGYFAQEHDTLDNDASVWHNIRHAAPDTGEQDLRGLLGAFMFSGPQLDQLAGTLSGGEKTRLALAGLVASTANVLLLDEPTNNLDPASREQVLDALRSYQGAVVLVTHDPGAAEALDPQRVVLLPDGTEDFWSEQYRDLIELA